Proteins from a genomic interval of Debaryomyces hansenii CBS767 chromosome E complete sequence:
- a CDS encoding DEHA2E00330p (no similarity): MIRSPLDRRRIVKPDIARILKKGSFLNLQTPDLCFAIGDYRKGTYNLAQGFEELRVAINDHKQNLLNKKQV; encoded by the coding sequence ATGATTCGGTCACCTTTGgatagaagaagaatagTAAAACCAGATATAGCCcgtattttgaaaaagggGTCGTTTCTAAATTTGCAAACCCCCGACCTTTGTTTTGCTATAGGGGATTACAGAAAAGGAACATACAATTTGGCACaaggatttgaagaattaaggGTAGCTATAAACGATCAcaaacaaaatttattaaataaaaagcAGGTGTGA
- a CDS encoding DEHA2E00418p (no similarity), which translates to MKFYDIIPINVLKNNGNGAKSMFFSKAYNPSIASREGLSYFVFEISDPSFTLRIFHIPKKISKIMKFVTFLLFFLVSTYASNFPTKQEIANTGDLPRVTILISNISKEAEGYLSGGNGNKMPDELFKTSVVTDEFKQMIQSFGRDNRLDPFAFDFK; encoded by the coding sequence ATGAAGTTTTATGATATAATACCAATAAATGTTCTCAAGAATAATGGTAATGGTGCAAAATCAATGTTTTTTTCTAAAGCATATAATCCGTCTATTGCCCTGCGAGAGGGACTTAGTTATTTCgtctttgaaatatcagATCCGAGTTTTACATTACGAATCTTTCACATACctaaaaaaatatcaaagataatgaagttCGTTACgttcttattatttttcttagTGTCCACCTATGCATCTAATTTTCCAACTAAACAAGAAATTGCCAATACGGGGGACTTACCTCGTGTAACTATACTAATCAGTAACATATCGAAAGAGGCAGAGGGATATTTAAGTGGTGGCAACGGTAATAAAATGCCAGATGAGCTATTTAAAACATCAGTGGTAACGGACGAGTTCAAGCAGATGATACAGAGTTTCGGAAGGGACAACAGATTAGACCCGTTTGCATTTGACTTTAAATAG
- a CDS encoding DEHA2E00550p (similar to uniprot|P38156 Saccharomyces cerevisiae YBR298C MAL31 Maltose permease high-affinity maltose transporter (alpha-glucoside transporter)), with product MSRLSFIVKNEVEPNIEIENKTKYEQVNFEVDPTADKDINDYIEKFLDISDNARNNDKQEKEMSLLEGLKTYPKAAAWSVILSTALVMEGYDTSLMGSLYGMPAFAEKFGMFEPSSQSYQIPAKYQTIMGTCGNASSIIGLWFAGILADRFGYRKTIIANLILVAIFIFIVFFAKNIGMLMAGNILLGFPWGAFQTLSVAYASEVCPMVLRIYLTTYSNICWIFGQLLSAGVMRAFVTSTSEQSYKVPFAIQWVWPVPIIIGVFFAPESPYWLVKNDKYKEAKRSIERLITENKNVDKNILSEAMLQKMQMTVKGEQQEKKLPSYLECFKGVELRRTRIAALTWLTQNLCGATLLSYSSYFYIQAGMAPEMSFTFTIIQFALGIVGTIGSWFLSKRFGRFTIYFGGLCALAVILMVIGGLGCSTDKNSMWGVGTLLIIYVMVYDLTVGPLCYCIVAEIPSVRLRAKSIIIARNLYNISGIVLSILTPYMLNPGAWDWSAKVGFFWSGFTIVCAVWCFFDLPETKGKTFADLDYLFQQNIKSRDFKNTEASVFDAESYIHKLGDDGIKQLVEQNEFANNTGKV from the coding sequence ATGTCACGCTTATCTTTTATCGTTAAAAACGAAGTGGAAcctaatattgaaattgagaaCAAAACTAAATATGAACAGGTGAATTTCGAAGTAGATCCTACCGCTGATAAggatattaatgattatatCGAAAAGTTTCTAGACATTTCGGATAATGCAAGAAATAACGACAagcaagaaaaagagatGTCACTACTTGAGGGATTGAAAACATATCCCAAAGCAGCTGCATGGTCAGTGATTCTATCAACAGCTTTGGTTATGGAAGGTTATGATACTTCGCTCATGGGATCATTATATGGTATGCCTGCATTTGCTGAGAAATTTGGTATGTTTGAGCCATCTTCTCAATCGTATCAAATTCCGGCAAAATATCAGACCATCATGGGTACTTGTGGTAATGCTAGTTCTATAATTGGACTCTGGTTTGCTGGTATTCTTGCAGATAGGTTTGGATATAGAAAAACTATTATAGCTAACTTGATCTTGGTTgcaatttttattttcattgtttTTTTCGCAAAGAATATTGGTATGTTAATGGCAGGTAACATTTTACTAGGCTTTCCCTGGGGTGCCTTTCAGACATTATCAGTTGCTTATGCTTCTGAAGTATGTCCTATGGTTTTGAGAATTTACTTGACGACatattccaatatttgTTGGATTTTTGGGCAATTACTCTCAGCTGGTGTAATGCGGGCATTTGTTACTAGCACCTCAGAGCAATCCTATAAAGTACCATTTGCTATTCAATGGGTATGGCCTGTTCCAATTATCATCGGTGTATTTTTTGCTCCAGAATCACCTTATTGGTTAGTCAAGAATGACAAATATAAAGAGGCCAAGAGATCGATTGAGAGGCTCATTACTGAAAACAAAAATGTGGACAAAAATATACTTTCTGAAGCGATGTTACAAAAAATGCAAATGACAGTTAAAGGTGAGCAGCAAGAAAAAAAGCTACCTTCTTATTTGGAATGTTTCAAAGGTGTAGAGCTTCGTCGGACACGAATTGCTGCATTGACTTGGCTAACTCAAAACCTATGTGGCGCCACTCTCTTGAGTTATTCGAGCTACTTCTATATTCAAGCAGGTATGGCTCCAGAGATGTCATTTACatttacaattattcaatttgcaCTTGGTATTGTAGGCACTATTGGGTCTTGGTTTTTGTCTAAGAGATTTGGTCGCTTTACAATTTATTTTGGAGGGCTTTGTGCTTTAGCTGTAATATTGATGGTGATAGGCGGGCTTGGCTGCTCAACTGATAAGAATTCTATGTGGGGTGTTGGCACTCTTCTAATTATTTACGTTATGGTCTACGATTTAACTGTCGGTCCGTTATGTTATTGTATTGTTGCTGAAATACCTTCTGTTCGTCTTCGCGCAAAgagtattattattgctaGAAACCTCTACAATATTTCTGGAATAGTTTTGAGTATACTTACTCCTTATATGCTTAATCCAGGAGCTTGGGATTGGCTGGCAAAGGTTGGGTTTTTCTGGTCAGGATTCACTATTGTTTGTGCAGTCTGGTGCTTTTTTGATTTACCAGAGACCAAGGGAAAAACTTTTGCGGATCTTGATTATCTTTTCcaacaaaatatcaaatcaAGAGACTTCAAAAATACGGAAGCTTCTGTTTTTGATGCCGAGAGCTACATCCATAAACTAGGAGATGATGGGATAAAGCAGCTTGTTGAGCAGAATGAGTTTGCCAATAATACTGGAAAAGTATAA
- a CDS encoding DEHA2E00352p (no similarity), whose product MPLMHLVVYVANSLMTSEFGEMSSDEFKESYLAPFDEVLKDTNISDNFLTKRYKYPFGDATHVDDDIQEYFNEIAIPIRGLYRDVGDMDN is encoded by the coding sequence ATGCCTCTCATGCATCTTGTTGTTTATGTTGCTAATTCATTGATGACGTCTGAATTTGGAGAGATGAGTagtgatgaattcaaagaGAGCTATCTTGCTCCATTTGATGAAGTACTTAAAGATACGAACATTAGCGACAACTTCTTAACCAaaagatataaatatcCATTTGGGGATGCTACTCATGTGGATGATGATATCCAAGAGTACTTTAATGAAATAGCAATCCCGATCAGGGGACTTTATCGTGATGTTGGTGATATGGACAACTAA
- a CDS encoding DEHA2E00528p (similar to uniprot|P53341 Saccharomyces cerevisiae YGR292W MAL12 Maltase): MTVIELNKALKPSWWKETTVYQVYPSSFQDSNGDGIGDLPGITSRLDYIKSLGVDAIWLSPCFDSPQVDMGYDISDYKKIYPAYGTMEDADELIKGVHERGLKILMDLVVNHTSDQHPWFKKSRSSIENSYRDWYIWRKPRYDSEGNRQPPNNWAAAFGGSAWTFDETTQEYYLHLFAVEQPDLNWENENVRAAVHDIMRFWLDKGADGFRMDVINFISKDQRFPDAEVKHPNAKYQDGSPYFACGPRLHEYLQGIGQILIEYDAFSVGEMPACNDPEEIIKAVNIDRHELNMIFNFELVDIDHGNEGKFTAGSWKLADAYKIINKWQTFMQENGGWNAIYLENHDQPRSVSRFAEDSPEFRKISAKMVSTFLALQQGTLFVYQGQELGLKNVPETWDISNYRDLEVLNHYNELKEDGASPEILKAAMAEYQKKSRDNARYPVQWDTSANAGFSSSTPWIDVNEDYLEWNAAEEEKDPESVLNYWRSILKIRKEWKDILIYGRFEMVTSIEDEKVLAFKRTTSDKSAIVICNFSSDAVSWTIPEEFENSKVILSNYDRSKVSGPSVELKPYEAFTLLK, translated from the coding sequence ATGACagttattgaattgaataaagcTTTAAAGCCATCATGGTGGAAGGAAACCACCGTCTACCAAGTCTATCCTTCTTCCTTCCAAGACTCTAATGGTGATGGAATCGGTGATCTTCCAGGTATTACTTCACGCTTGGACTATATCAAGTCTCTCGGTGTGGATGCAATTTGGTTAAGTCCTTGTTTTGACTCTCCCCAGGTTGATATGGGCTATGATATTTCGGATTACAAGAAGATCTATCCTGCTTATGGTACAATGGAAGATGCAGATGAACTTATCAAAGGCGTGCATGAACGTGGATTAAAAATCTTGATGGATCTTGTTGTTAATCACACATCAGATCAGCATCCATGGTTCAAAAAATCACGCTCTAGTATTGAAAACTCATACCGCGACTGGTATATCTGGCGTAAACCGAGATATGATTCAGAAGGTAACAGACAACCTCCAAATAATTGGGCTGCTGCTTTCGGAGGAAGCGCATGGACCTTCGATGAAACAACTCAAGAATACTATTTGCATCTTTTTGCAGTTGAGCAGCCAGACTTGAATTGGGAGAACGAAAATGTCCGTGCAGCAGTTCATGACATTATGAGATTTTGGTTGGATAAAGGCGCTGATGGATTCCGTATGGAtgttatcaattttatttcaaaagacCAAAGATTCCCGGATGCTGAGGTTAAGCATCCAAATGCTAAATATCAGGATGGTTCTCCCTATTTTGCTTGTGGACCGAGACTACATGAATACTTACAAGGAATTGGGCAAATCCTTATCGAATACGACGCTTTCAGTGTTGGCGAAATGCCTGCTTGTAATGACcctgaagaaattattaaggCAGTTAATATCGACCGTCacgaattgaatatgatcTTCAACTTTGAATTGGTAGATATTGACCATGGGAATGAAGGCAAGTTTACAGCTGGAAGCTGGAAGCTCGCTGATGcttataaaattatcaacaagTGGCAAACATTTATGCAAGAGAATGGTGGTTGGAATGCTATTTATTTGGAAAACCATGATCAACCACGTTCCGTTTCTCGTTTTGCTGAAGATAGCCCAGAATTCAGAAAGATTAGTGCCAAAATGGTCAGTACTTTCTTAGCACTTCAACAAGGCacattatttgtttatcaGGGACAGGAACTAGGGCTCAAGAATGTCCCAGAAACATGGGATATTTCCAACTACAGAGATCTTGAAGTCCTTAACCATTATAATGAACTAAAAGAAGATGGCGCATCTCCAGAAATTCTTAAGGCAGCCATGGCTGAATaccagaagaaatcaagagATAATGCACGTTATCCAGTTCAATGGGATACTTCAGCTAATGCCGGCTTTAGCTCGTCAACCCCATGGATAGATGTCAATGAGGACTACTTGGAATGGAATGcagcagaagaagaaaaagatcCGGAATCTGTTTTAAACTATTGGAGAAGCATTTTAAAAATTAGAAAGGAATGGAAAGATATCTTGATATATGGAAGGTTTGAAATGGTTACAAGTATTGAAGACGAAAAGGTCTTGGCATTTAAACGTACTACTAGCGATAAGAGTGCTATTGTAATTTGCAACTTTTCTAGCGATGCTGTTCTGTGGACCATTCCTGaggaatttgaaaatagcAAAGTTATATTATCTAACTACGACAGATCAAAGGTTTCTGGACCAAGTGTTGAATTGAAACCCTATGAAGCTTTCACTTTacttaaataa
- a CDS encoding DEHA2E00264p (no similarity), with protein sequence MEMSTDKFRDRYRAPLDHALRKSSIRSRLLSESYWYPLGDVLDREHDIQDYFSEVSMPIRRLYGDVFELPGLKKSASQIGITYAICSKQYLPLLFLCLVILSSPRQKSREKK encoded by the coding sequence ATGGAGATGAGTACTGATAAATTCAGGGATAGGTACCGTGCCCCGCTTGATCATGCTCTTAGAAAATCAAGTATTAGGAGTCGACTTTTATCAGAAAGCTATTGGTATCCATTGGGAGATGTTCTAGATAGGGAGCATGATATCCAAGACTACTTTAGTGAAGTATCAATGCCGATTAGGCGACTTTATGGTGATGTGTTTGAGTTACCAGGTTTAAAAAAATCTGCTTCGCAAATAGGTATCACCTATGCGATTTGTTCGAAGCAATATCTTCCTTTGTTGTTCTTGTGTTTAGTGATTCTAAGCTCCCCTCGTCAAAAACTGCGAGAGAAGAAGTGA
- a CDS encoding DEHA2E00396p (no similarity), translating to MDKLKALITTVSFSNRIQSQYLISMKKLNTNVLNYIPVFS from the coding sequence atgGACAAATTGAAGGCTTTAATTACAACTGTGTCTTTCTCAAACAGAATACAAAGCCAATATCTAATCTCTATGAAGAAGCTAAATACCAATGTCTTAAATTATATCCCTGTATTTTCATGA
- a CDS encoding DEHA2E00374p (no similarity) → MSCMYFSGEESESTTYDDPENRCVRIIPSLYATVQNDNQQNRRVFLDTHLLRKRDDADEQ, encoded by the coding sequence ATGTCATGTATGTACTTCTCAGGAGAAGAGAGTGAAAGTACCACGTATGATGACCCCGAGAATCGGTGTGTTAGAATAATTCCATCATTATACGCTACGGTGCAAAATGACAATCAACAAAACAGAAGGGTCTTTTTGGATACTCATTTATTAAGGAAACGAGACGATGCGGATGAGCAATAG
- a CDS encoding DEHA2E00506p (weakly similar to uniprot|P35995 Saccharomyces cerevisiae YKL222C Hypothetical ORF): MNRSNCELNSRTKFSYSCGRCRKRKIKCDRQLPYCSSCLEKGETVTCKYDSNPWQRELMVYEPGNAQLRKELGILKTTVSSLENMVGNQKAALDEMRRNTTIEQSVRNGLEDQKLKVNMSNFHSLLLKNLRLTYYGPTSYLSLLMNDQYGIKVLAKYAELQEEKVLETGGNDLDASVSNHNRIVPVTEDCSRIPEPMQLEMPCLPPYETLIYLVERFFQVCYPLAPFLDKDVFMKNISPLSEDRGYSSENISPIKCGILSALLIMLRFAALTLSSESDPTEPKITIPSSYIEYSKMLLLSPEGSGRINLDIIQAILLLRTYKTICPEDDSESSDTRVLLGIAIDMSVIQGLSLNIRVNSFISKQELYIRRKIWLQLLYDDSFNSFNFGIQPSISEFDTEEFSKGLEEGGTVFEVEEEFIIRQLRLKLLGVSIIKKVVLLMNNRKQEISLLHVSTILDDFDKLLYREMYNFQELINSDIGFTNSHKSYGVVEFIMRIDLYYKSFMLYYFLFLVWNDEISSGYCKAHFLHLALEKGMILSLLGDYFTKDTTLFFGIEFEKLIGTSIWSSLAKVIPPMICLLCRSLDGEYNLSTAVKSFESSDFDIRSWANIDIMDNTISVKNIVIKYKDLYQKCIQLHAKYFITYKVGVCLQFSLDFIQNTYPTLFQDSLLSVNSDFIEEIDKFLDADNYDTFKNFIDYDFDYNLFSSFLEEN, from the coding sequence ATGAATCGTTCTAATTGTGAATTGAACAGCAGAACTAAGTTCTCCTACTCTTGTGGAAGATGCAGAAAGCGTAAAATTAAATGTGATCGTCAGCTCCCGTATTGTAGCTCATGCTTGGAAAAAGGAGAAACAGTAACCTGTAAATATGATTCTAACCCTTGGCAAAGAGAATTGATGGTATATGAGCCGGGGAATGCACAATTGAGAAAAGAATTAGGGATTTTGAAAACGACAGTAAGTTCTTTAGAGAATATGGTCGGTAATCAAAAGGCAGCCTTGGATGAGATGAGAAGGAACACAACCATAGAACAATCTGTGCGTAATGGACTAGAAGATCAGAAATTAAAGGTCAATATGTCCAATTTTCATAGCCTtctcttgaagaatttaagaTTGACATATTACGGGCCTACAAGTTACTTAAGCCTTTTAATGAATGACCAGTATGGTATTAAAGTTCTTGCGAAATACGCAGAACttcaagaagagaaagTCTTGGAAACCGGTGGCAATGATCTAGACGCTAGCGTTTCAAACCATAATCGTATAGTTCCAGTTACAGAAGATTGTTCCCGTATTCCAGAACCCATGCAGCTAGAAATGCCATGTTTACCACCGTATGAAactttgatttatttggtCGAGCGATTCTTTCAAGTATGTTATCCATTAGCTCCATTTCTCGATAAAGACGTTtttatgaaaaatatttctccCTTATCGGAGGATAGAGGCTATTCTCTGGAGAATATACTGCCAATTAAATGTGGAATACTATCAGCATTGTTGATTATGTTGAGATTTGCAGCCTTGACTTTGTCCTCAGAAAGTGATCCCACTGAACCCAAAATTACTATACCGTCTTCTTACATTGAATATTCCAAAATGTTACTTTTATCCCCAGAAGGATCTGGAAGAATTAATCTAGATATAATTCAAGCAATTTTACTTTTACGAACGTATAAGACAATCTGTCCTGAGGATGATAGTGAATCATCAGATACGAGGGTATTATTAGGTATTGCTATTGATATGTCAGTAATTCAAGGACTTTCCTTGAACATAAGGGTGAATCTGtttatttcaaaacaagaattatatatacGAAGGAAAATTTGGcttcaacttctttatGATGATAgttttaattcatttaattttggTATACAACCTTCAATTTCTGAGTTTGATACCGAAGAATTCTCTAAAGGTTTGGAAGAGGGAGGTACTGTgtttgaagttgaagagGAATTTATTATAAGACAACTCAGGCTAAAACTTTTGGGtgtatcaataataaaaaaagtGGTCTTGTTAATGAACAATAGAAAACAAGAGATTAGTTTACTTCATGTTTCAACTATTTtggatgattttgataaattattatacagAGAGATGTATAATTTTCaggaattaataaattctgaCATAGGTTTCACGAATAGCCATAAAAGTTATGGAGTTGTGGAATTTATTATGAGAATAGATCTCTATTATAAATCCTTCATGCTATATTACTTTTTGTTTTTAGTCTGgaatgatgaaatatccTCGGGTTATTGTAAGGCTCATTTTCTACATTTGGCTCTTGAAAAAGGAATGATTTTATCTCTTTTAGGTGATTATTTCACAAAAGATACAACCTTATTCTTTGGAATCGAGTTTGAAAAGTTAATTGGTACTAGCATTTGGTCATCCTTAGCAAAGGTAATACCTCCTATGATATGCTTATTATGTCGCTCTCTTGACGgagaatataatttatctaCTGCAGTTAAAAGCTTTGAATCATCTGATTTTGACATAAGATCATGGGCAAATATAGATATTATGGATAATACGATTTCCGTAAAAAATATtgttataaaatataaagattTGTATCAAAAATGCATTCAGCTTCATgctaaatatttcatcactTATAAAGTTGGAGTTTGCCTTCAATTTAGCTTGgattttattcaaaatacaTATCCAACACTTTTTCAAGATAGTCTTCTCTCAGTTAATAgtgattttattgaagagaTTGATAAATTTCTAGACGCCGACAATTATGACactttcaagaattttattgattatgaCTTCGATTATAATCTATTTCTGTCATTTTTGGAAGAGAATTAG
- a CDS encoding DEHA2E00286p (no similarity), with translation MPIDEWNMDSVYEFIKARLNELHSLGISHNDVRQANIHV, from the coding sequence ATGCCGATAGACGAATGGAATATGGATAGTGTCTATGAATTTATAAAAGCAAGACTTAACGAGCTCCATCTGTTAGGAATTTCGCATAATGATGTTAGGCAGGCCAACATTCATGTTTAA
- a CDS encoding DEHA2E00484p (weakly similar to uniprot|Q8ZEZ4 Yersinia pestis YP1849 Hypothetical protein YPO2002), whose amino-acid sequence MSFLGHYTTETVTYPSHGENIAGVLYRPNNVSNPPAVVIIGPYSFVKEQAPMQYGTRLANQGYAALIFDPRTVGESTGEPRRLENPKMKNEDAIAGIDYLVQRGDIDKAKIFLVGVCQGGPESLDIASYDDRVAGVASVSGYYRDLETDIYMICAGCVDWKPGADVATMKMPTPEQGKVLYDARIERAKKARELYDTTGEVVYQPLVDPKVADPNTGSLAGLPGPVIWSWYGPWTLKKFDNRYAIMSDLDHFSYSTVEGVARLTKPALIIHGDNCMNHAAARRHFESIPTDRKKLIWNDKSHFQHYDQPDVVDQDVGEIAAWFQII is encoded by the coding sequence aTGTCTTTTCTTGGTCACTATACAACTGAAACAGTAACTTATCCGTCTCATGGTGAGAATATTGCTGGGGTATTATATCGTCCAAACAATGTATCTAACCCACCTGCCGTTGTAATCATTGGTCCTTATTCCTTTGTTAAGGAACAGGCTCCAATGCAATATGGTACCCGTCTTGCAAATCAAGGATATGCTGCGTTGATTTTTGATCCTCGTACCGTTGGTGAAAGCACTGGTGAACCAAGAAGACTAGAGAATCCTAAAATGAAGAACGAAGATGCAATTGCTGGTATCGATTATCTTGTCCAAAGAggtgatattgataaagcaaaaatttttcttgttggCGTTTGTCAAGGAGGACCTGAATCTTTGGATATCGCTTCATACGATGATAGAGTTGCAGGCGTAGCATCTGTTTCAGGCTACTACCGTGACCTTGAAACAGATATTTATATGATTTGTGCTGGTTGTGTTGATTGGAAACCAGGTGCTGATGTCGCAACAATGAAGATGCCTACTCCAGAACAAGGGAAAGTACTTTACGACGCCCGAATTGAGAGAGCAAAAAAGGCTCGAGAGCTTTACGACACAACTGGGGAGGTTGTCTACCAGCCTTTGGTTGATCCAAAAGTTGCAGATCCAAACACTGGATCTTTAGCAGGGTTACCGGGTCCAGTTATTTGGTCATGGTATGGACCATGgactttgaagaaattcGATAACCGGTATGCAATCATGAGCGACTTGGATCATTTTAGCTATTCTACTGTTGAGGGTGTTGCGAGGCTCACCAAACCCGCTTTAATTATCCATGGCGATAATTGTATGAACCATGCTGCAGCAAGAAGACATTTTGAATCTATCCCAACTGATAGAAAGAAACTTATATGGAATGATAAGTCCcattttcaacattatgATCAGCCAGATGTTGTGGATCAGGATGTTGGTGAAATTGCTGCTTGGTTTCAAATAATCTAA
- a CDS encoding DEHA2E00308p (no similarity), whose translation MTIDYYNINNSETVAHGITLGSAIVGVFYKNVTDTYDTKSKLLSQFELACKTDGPDPFKNVLPRQTSEPSRGLSMRLVDFRRVCSVMSLQKIWT comes from the coding sequence ATGACTATAGACTactataatattaataattccGAGACTGTTGCACATGGTATTACTTTGGGATCTGCAATAGTGGGTGttttttataaaaatgTGACTGACACATACGATACAAAGAGTAAATTACTAAGTCAATTTGAATTAGCGTGCAAAACTGATGGACCGGATCCATTTAAGAATGTGTTACCTAGGCAGACTAGTGAACCATCGCGAGGATTATCTATGAGATTAGTAGACTTTCGGAGAGTCTGCCTGGTAATGAGTTTGCAGAAGATTTGGACTTAA
- a CDS encoding DEHA2E00440p (similar to uniprot|Q8X1X4 Cryptococcus neoformans SSC1 Sodium-hydrogen antiporter), translating into MAPTYLPFEEPGAITLLIYSSFLLFLNGLNYILNKFLFCGLVGQILLGVCYGVPGTNWLSKHSQESIMELGYIGLLLMVYEGGLSTSFNVLKANIHIALLVAFTGVSLPIALSFSIIGYSNATPVAAFAAGAALSSTSLGASFTVLLTSGFKQSRVGIILTSAAVLDDIFGLVMIKIISNLGDGSFNAISVIRPVFVSIALIVIVGVVAKFFMLPFALWFRKQKRTFPRILRILLKTKKYYFVLHTIALIGLITGATYAGASNLTAAYVFGAALSWLDETIISVEFESEAKEEKFNFNQGSMTNNLESPITEFSIDINGKEKFENYDQELIFTGSEVFDEFYSQVMNKILQPFFFASIGFSIPITQMFIGRLIWKGFIYALVMIVSKFACGLWLIRFKDEKNKFSIQNLYPTSMLGLAMVARGEIGFLISSLAEAKGVFSPNSEPKEGSSDIYIIVTWAIVLCTFLGPVCVGFLVRRIKKLVSLDKHPLGIWG; encoded by the coding sequence ATGGCACCAACGTATCTCCCATTCGAAGAACCAGGTGCTATAACGTTActtatatattcttcatttttgcTTTTTCTTAATGGTTTGAATTAcattcttaataaatttttattttgtgGACTAGTTGGGCAGATTCTTCTAGGCGTTTGCTATGGAGTACCTGGTACAAATTGGCTCAGCAAACATTCCCAAGAAAGTATTATGGAATTGGGGTACATTGGATTACTCTTGATGGTATACGAAGGAGGATTGTCTACCTCTTTCAACGTTTTGAAAGCCAATATTCATATAGCACTTTTGGTTGCTTTCACTGGTGTTAGTCTTCCTATTGCACTCagtttttcaataataggCTATTCCAACGCTACACCAGTAGCTGCGTTTGCAGCTGGTGCTGCACTAAGCTCCACTAGTTTAGGTGCATCTTTTACTGTCTTACTAACATCTGGGTTCAAGCAAAGTAGAGTTGGCATTATATTGACTAGTGCTGCTGTACTAGATGATATTTTTGGATTAGTAAtgatcaaaataatttcaaatttgggTGATGGATCATTTAATGCAATCAGCGTTATACGTCCCGTATTTGTTTCAATAGCGCTTATAGTTATAGTTGGGGTAGTTGCTAAATTTTTTATGCTTCCGTTTGCATTATGGTTTagaaaacaaaaaagaaCATTTCCAAGAATCTTgagaatattattaaagacAAAAAAGTATTATTTTGTGTTACATACTATTGCACTAATTGGTCTAATTACTGGAGCAACATATGCTGGAGCTTCAAATTTGACGGCTGCATATGTTTTTGGTGCAGCACTTTCGTGGTTAGACGAAACGATAATAAGTGTAGAATTTGAAAGTGAGGCTAAAGAGGagaaatttaattttaatcaaGGCAGTATGACCAATAATTTAGAATCGCCAATCACCGAATTctctattgatattaacggaaaagagaaatttgaaaattacgATCAAGAACTAATTTTTACTGGATCTGAAGTGTTTGACGAATTTTACTCCCAAGTCATGAACAAAATATTGCAaccatttttttttgcttCGATCGGGTTTTCTATACCTATAACTCAAATGTTTATAGGAAGATTGATTTGGAAAGGTTTTATATATGCATTAGTAATGATAGTTTCGAAATTCGCTTGCGGATTATGGCTCATTCGCtttaaagatgaaaaaaataaattttctatacaaaatttataCCCTACATCAATGCTTGGTTTAGCAATGGTTGCCAGAGGTGAAATAGGatttttaatatcttcattggCCGAAGCGAAAGGTGTGTTTTCTCCTAATAGTGAGCCGAAGGAAGGCTCATctgatatttatattattgtcaCATGGGCAATTGTTCTTTGTACATTTCTTGGTCCAGTTTGCGTAGGATTTTTAGTACggagaataaaaaaattagtaTCACTTGATAAGCATCCTTTAGGTATATGGGGTTAG